In the genome of Quercus robur chromosome 3, dhQueRobu3.1, whole genome shotgun sequence, one region contains:
- the LOC126716471 gene encoding CBL-interacting serine/threonine-protein kinase 6-like, producing MASSHLIYSGNCFPLVPPGSCDQHWHLFDLPLGFSSLRSSIIVVPLRSLTLSVMHKIFPYVPIRGSQGKVMSEPLALCIPFRLEQSGFQRQRVDLVALKLIPCCHLPMDKSEADGSDWNVASGPSISEYCNFILISKVKNSIDEFDLQYPLKVVSKEKVIQVGMMEHIKREISVMKMVRHPNIVELHEVLAGKSKIYFAMELVRGGELFSKIAKGRLKEDVARVYFQQLISAIDFCHSRGVYHRDLKPKNLLLDEEGNLKVTDFGLSAFTDHLKQDGLLHTTCGTPAYVAPEVIGKKGYDGATADLWSCGVILFVLLAGFLPFQDNNLVAMYNKIYRGDFKCPPWFSLLGLVCSCWV from the exons ATGGCCAGCTCACATCTTATCTATTCGGGGAATTGCTTCCCTCTGGTCCCTCCTGGTTCCTGTGATCAGCACTGGCACCTTTTTGATCTTCCTCTTGGTTTCTCATCCCTGCGTTCTTCTATCATAGTTGTTCCTCTAAG aAGTCTAACACTGAGTGTGATgcacaagatatttccttatgTACCTATACGTGGAAGCCAAGGCAAGGTTATGTCGGAACCGTTAGCTTTGTGCATCCCCTTCAGGCTTGAGCAGTCAGGTTTCCAACGTCAACGAGTTGACCTTGTCGCCCTAAAGTTGATTCCCTGTTGTCACTTGCCAATGGACAAAAGTGAGGCTGACGGGTCTGATTGGAACGTCGCTTCAGGCCCTTCCATCAGTGAGTATTGcaattttatccttatcagtAAAGTCAAGAACTCCATTGATGAATTTGATTTG CAATATCCTTTGAAGGTTGTGAGCAAAGAGAAAGTGATCCAAGTGGGTATGATGGAGCACATCAAGAGAGAAATCTCGGTGATGAAGATGGTACGGCATCCAAACATAGTCGAGCTCCACGAAGTTTTGGCGGGCAAATCCAAGATCTACTTTGCCATGGAACTCGTCCGTGGAGGCGAGCTGTTCTCGAAAATCGCTAAGGGTCGGCTTAAAGAAGACGTGGCGAGAGTCTATTTCCAACAACTCATCTCCGCCATCGATTTCTGTCACAGCCGCGGTGTCTACCACCGAGACCTCAAGCCTAAGAACTTGCTCTTAGACGAAGAAGGTAATTTGAAAGTCACTGATTTTGGTCTTAGCGCTTTCACTGATCATTTGAAGCAAGATGGGTTGCTACACACAACGTGTGGCACACCGGCTTATGTGGCGCCGGAGGTGATTGGAAAGAAAGGCTACGATGGTGCTACAGCTGATCTTTGGTCCTGTGGAGTTATCCTGTTTGTTCTTCTAGCTGGGTTTTTGCCATTTCAGGACAATAATCTTGTGGCCATGTATAATAAGATTTACAGAGGTGACTTCAAGTGTCCACCATGGTTTTCTTTGCTGGGTTTAgtttgttcttgctgggtttag